GTTCGGGAGGAAACCCTCGAAGGCGAAATGGTCGGTCGGAAGTCCTGACACCACGAGAGCCGAGACCAGCGCCGACGGTCCCGGCACCATCTCGATCGGCACGTCGGCGGCTATCGCCTCGCGCACCAGCTCGTAACCAGGATCGGAGATCGCCGGCGTCCCGGCGTCGGAAACGAGCGCCACGCTCTCCCCTTCCTTCAACCGCCGCATCAGAACCGCCCCTGCCCGAAGCTTGTTGTAGTCGTGGAAAATGAACATCGGTGTGCGGATCTCGTATCGGTTTAGGAGCTTCAC
The Deltaproteobacteria bacterium genome window above contains:
- the rsmI gene encoding 16S rRNA (cytidine(1402)-2'-O)-methyltransferase — its product is MSTGTLYVVATPLGNLEDITLRAIRVLKEASVIACEDTRRTVKLLNRYEIRTPMFIFHDYNKLRAGAVLMRRLKEGESVALVSDAGTPAISDPGYELVREAIAADVPIEMVPGPSALVSALVVSGLPTDHFAFEGFLPN